A portion of the Misgurnus anguillicaudatus chromosome 16, ASM2758022v2, whole genome shotgun sequence genome contains these proteins:
- the mcf2a gene encoding proto-oncogene DBL isoform X2 — protein sequence MGTASGQEPQKDMEGYYNLLQAGSELESTLQQVTVPVSMQEVAGYIEKQVAYLSGGRGEDSSVIITLPECSAFSDIPEEALAKVLSYLTLIPRARQPGVKFIIVLDRRLDTWSSIKTALARIAASFPGNLHLVLVLRPTSFFQRTVTDLGFRFSQEDFMLKMPVVMLSSVTDLLRYIDENQLTSEFGGTLDYCHSNWIVLRTAIESFAVMVKDIAQMLQAFGTELAESQLSEECNAIELLLLSHTEKYRRLKDAIRSVMREGRQLLSNLETSRKEGNSDTNWDITQDWDTMQRLLAQLSDMEMAFDGFFDKHHLKLQQYLQLLRYEHSFQEMESSLEKLRAQERKVNVTGESLFQMEQAARELDSLERRAQEEMSRAQVIILHGHQLAAGHHYAMALIIQRCNELRHQCDNLTSALSTKCNTLAQTQTLLRRLEEAQRWCDDGAYLLANQQVDKFQSKEGAQAALRDIEKFQEGAPPLLIAGSDVLYLEFESVLTTYLLAHIEKTFEKHSSVQALIQCRQKSLRKMADKLVRPVQLVTPRPENPPRSKSPLFSPKHDFNSGLKFTFDLPLPGKKTSRKCPNSRKIEVIHDYQTPNSPPYCIDGEEGTELLKRHVMNELIETERIYVEELLAVLLGYRAEMDNPTLALLLPTNLRNKRDVLFGNLPDIYNFHSSVFLQNLESCLETPEAVGACFLEQKEHFHLYECYCQNKSRSDALWRQFSDCPFFQECQKKLEHKLGLDSYLLKPVQRLTKYQLLLKELLKYSSGCERISELQGALAAMLDLLKSVNDSMHQIAITGYEGDLGDLGRVLMQGSFSVWIGHKKGPTRVKELARFKPMQRHLFLHEHALLFCKRREEHGENADKTSSYSFKHCLKMSAVGITENVKGDVKKFEIWYSGREEVYVIQAPTVEVKITWLNEIRRILTNQQKQLKEELCHSAAVSEQMQLSPPHSLSKQPRASVSSEGSESGQSSPDPLSCSNKLQPNRRNICEGLEDWSGANGLSNPSDTEEEDAARLVPGRYRAFVNWRKNGSDHLIIKCGDVIQLQHVEIDGQWLVKNLSRRQEGRIPSANLQGILGDGIKNHSSRLVDPGNQKTRKLSSP from the exons ATGGGCACAGCCTCTGGGCAGGAGCCCCAGAAAGACATGGAGGGCTATTACAACCTTTTGCAGGCAGGCTCCGAGCTTGAGAGCACACTGCAAC AGGTTACAGTCCCTGTGAGTATGCAGGAGGTGGCTGGCTACATTGAAAAACAAGTGGCCTATTTATCAG GGGGTCGTGGTGAGGATTCTAGTGTCATCATCACTCTCCCAGAATGCTCTGCTTTCAGTGACATTCCTGAAGAAGCTTTGGCCAAAGTACTCTCATACCTCACATTGATCCCAAG aGCCCGGCAACCTGGTGTCAAATTTATCATCGTTTTAGACCGAAGATTGGATACTTGGAGCTCGATCAAAACAGCACTCGCTAGAATTGCG GCCTCATTCCCTGGAAACCTGCATCTGGTCTTGGTGCTGAGGCCAACCAGTTTCTTCCAGCGTACCGTCACCGATCTCGGCTTCCGCTTTAGTCAGGAGGACTTCATGCTTAAAATGCCC GTGGTGATGCTCAGCTCTGTCACAGATCTCCTGCGTTACATTGATGAAAACCAACTGACCTCAGAGTTTGGAGGAACTCTGGACTACTGCCACAGCAACTGGATTGTCTTGAGAACA GCTATTGAGAGTTTTGCTGTTATGGTTAAGGACATCGCTCAGATGCTGCAGGCCTTTGGCACAGAGCTGGCTGAAAGCCAGTTATCGGAAGAGTGCAATGCTATTGAGCTCCTACTGCTGTCTCACACTGAGAAATACAGGAGACTTAAG GACGCCATCAGATCAGTGATGAGGGAAGGCCGACAGCTGCTCTCTAACCTTGAGACTTCAAGGAAAGAAGGGAACTCGGACACAAATTGGGATATAACCCAAGACTGGGATACCATGCAGAG GCTGCTGGCTCAGCTTTCTGACATGGAGATGGCGTTTGATGGCTTCTTTGACAAACACCACCTCAAGCTACAGCAATATTTACAACTGCTGAGATACGAGCACAGCTTTCAGGAG ATGGAAAGCTCTTTAGAGAAGTTACGAGCTCAGGAGAGGAAGGTGAACGTTACAGGAGAATCCTTGTTCCAGATGGAGCAGGCGGCCAGAGAGCTGGACAGCCTGGAGAGACGTGCGCAG GAGGAGATGAGCCGGGCTCAGGTTATTATCCTGCATGGCCATCAGCTGGCTGCCGGGCATCACTACGCCATGGCTCTGATCATCCAGCGCTGTAATGAACTGAGACATCAGTGTGACAACCTGACCTCTGCCCTCAGTACTAAATGCAACACGCTTGCTCAAACACAGACTTTACTGCGACGCCTTGAAGAG GCCCAGCGCTGGTGTGATGATGGTGCGTATCTCTTGGCCAATCAGCAGGTGGATAAATTCCAGTCCAAAGAAGGTGCACAAGCTGCTCTTCGAGATATAGAGAAGTTCCAGGAGGGGGCGCCACCTCTCCTCATTGCAGGCTCTGATGTGCTCTATCTGGAGTTTGAGTCGGTTCTGACTACTTATCTACTG GCTCATATAGAgaagacatttgaaaagcatAGTTCTGTGCAGGCTTTGATTCAATGCAGACAGAAGAGCCTGAGGAAGATGGCGGACAAACTTGTACGGCCAGTCCAACTGGTGACCCCTCGGCCAGAGAACCCACCGCGCTCGAAATCTCCCCTCTTCTCTCCAAAGCATG ATTTTAATTCCGGTTTAAAGTTCACCTTTGATCTCCCACTGCCAGGCAAAAAAACTTCAAGGAAATGCCCAAACTCCAGGAAG ATTGAGGTGATTCATGACTATCAGACCCCCAACTCTCCCCCCTACTGTATAGATGGAGAGGAGGGCACCGAACTATTGAAGCG GCATGTAATGAATGAGCTGATAGAGACAGAGAGGATCTATGTGGAAGAGCTGCTGGCAGTTCTCCTG GGCTACAGGGCTGAGATGGACAATCCGACACTTGCTTTGCTTCTGCCAACAAATCTTCGCAACAAAAGAGACGTGCTGTTCGGAAACCTGCCTGATATCTACAACTTCCACAGCAG TGTCTTCCTACAAAATTTGGAAAGCTGTCTGGAGACCCCGGAGGCAGTAGGGGCATGTTTTCTGGAGCAG AAAGAGCATTTCCATTTGTATGAATGTTACTGTCAGAACAAGTCTCGGTCTGATGCCTTATGGAGACAGTTCTCCGACTGTCCATTCTTCCAG GAATGCCAGAAGAAGCTGGAACACAAACTGGGTCTTGACTCATACCTGCTGAAACCAGTCCAGCGTCTTACAAAGTACCAGCTGCTACTAAAG GAGCTCTTGAAGTACAGCTCAGGCTGTGAGAGGATTTCTGAGCTGCAGGGGGCGCTAGCAGCCATGCTGGACCTGCTTAAATCAGTCAATGATTCAATGCACCAGATTGCCATCACTGGATATGAG GGAGATCTTGGTGATCTGGGCCGTGTGTTAATGCAGGGCTCTTTCAGTGTATGGATCGGTCATAAGAAGGGTCCGACGCGCGTGAAGGAGTTGGCCCGCTTCAAGCCCATGCAGCGACATTTATTCCTGCATGAGCATGCGCTCCTGTTCTGCAAGCGCCGGGAGGAGCACGGAGAAAATGCTGACAAGACTTCCTCCTACAGCTTCAAGCACTGTCTCAAG ATGAGTGCAGTTGGCATTACGGAAAATGTCAAAGGAGACGTGAAGAAGTTTGAGATCTGGTACAGTGGTAGAGAAGAGGTCTATGTGATACAG GCACCCACGGTGGAGGTAAAGATTACCTGGCTGAACGAGATCAGAAGGATCCTGACCAACCAGCAGAAACAACTCAAAG AGGAGTTGTGTCATTCCGCTGCAGTCTCAGAGCAGATGCAGCTATCTCCGCCCCATTCACTGAG CAAGCAGCCCAGAGCGTCAGTCAGCTCGGAGGGGAGTGAGTCGGGTCAGAGCAGTCCAGACCCGCTCAGTTGCTCCAACAAGCTCCAGCCCAACAGACGCA ATATCTGTGAAGGTCTGGAGGACTGGAGTGGAGCAAATGGCCTCTCTAATCCATCTGACACCGAGGAGGAAGACGCTGCCCGTCTG GTACCAGGCAGATACAGAGCTTTCGTCAATTGGCGGAAAAACGGGTCGGATCATTTGATCATTAAATGTGGTGATGTCATACAACTGCAACATGTGGAGATCGATGGCCAGTG GCTGGTAAAGAATCTGAGTCGTAGACAGGAAGGCAGAATTCCTTCTGCCAACCTTCAAGGCATCCTGGGAGATGGCATCAAAAATCACTCCAGCAGGCTAGTAG ACCCAGGGAATCAAAAAACACGAAAGCTCAGCTCACCATAA
- the mcf2a gene encoding proto-oncogene DBL isoform X1, translating to MGTASGQEPQKDMEGYYNLLQAGSELESTLQQVTVPVSMQEVAGYIEKQVAYLSGGRGEDSSVIITLPECSAFSDIPEEALAKVLSYLTLIPRARQPGVKFIIVLDRRLDTWSSIKTALARIAASFPGNLHLVLVLRPTSFFQRTVTDLGFRFSQEDFMLKMPVVMLSSVTDLLRYIDENQLTSEFGGTLDYCHSNWIVLRTAIESFAVMVKDIAQMLQAFGTELAESQLSEECNAIELLLLSHTEKYRRLKDAIRSVMREGRQLLSNLETSRKEGNSDTNWDITQDWDTMQRLLAQLSDMEMAFDGFFDKHHLKLQQYLQLLRYEHSFQEMESSLEKLRAQERKVNVTGESLFQMEQAARELDSLERRAQEEMSRAQVIILHGHQLAAGHHYAMALIIQRCNELRHQCDNLTSALSTKCNTLAQTQTLLRRLEEAQRWCDDGAYLLANQQVDKFQSKEGAQAALRDIEKFQEGAPPLLIAGSDVLYLEFESVLTTYLLAHIEKTFEKHSSVQALIQCRQKSLRKMADKLVRPVQLVTPRPENPPRSKSPLFSPKHDFNSGLKFTFDLPLPGKKTSRKCPNSRKIEVIHDYQTPNSPPYCIDGEEGTELLKRHVMNELIETERIYVEELLAVLLGYRAEMDNPTLALLLPTNLRNKRDVLFGNLPDIYNFHSSVFLQNLESCLETPEAVGACFLEQKEHFHLYECYCQNKSRSDALWRQFSDCPFFQECQKKLEHKLGLDSYLLKPVQRLTKYQLLLKELLKYSSGCERISELQGALAAMLDLLKSVNDSMHQIAITGYEGDLGDLGRVLMQGSFSVWIGHKKGPTRVKELARFKPMQRHLFLHEHALLFCKRREEHGENADKTSSYSFKHCLKMSAVGITENVKGDVKKFEIWYSGREEVYVIQAPTVEVKITWLNEIRRILTNQQKQLKEELCHSAAVSEQMQLSPPHSLSKQPRASVSSEGSESGQSSPDPLSCSNKLQPNRRSWPGAPYSVDICEGLEDWSGANGLSNPSDTEEEDAARLVPGRYRAFVNWRKNGSDHLIIKCGDVIQLQHVEIDGQWLVKNLSRRQEGRIPSANLQGILGDGIKNHSSRLVDPGNQKTRKLSSP from the exons ATGGGCACAGCCTCTGGGCAGGAGCCCCAGAAAGACATGGAGGGCTATTACAACCTTTTGCAGGCAGGCTCCGAGCTTGAGAGCACACTGCAAC AGGTTACAGTCCCTGTGAGTATGCAGGAGGTGGCTGGCTACATTGAAAAACAAGTGGCCTATTTATCAG GGGGTCGTGGTGAGGATTCTAGTGTCATCATCACTCTCCCAGAATGCTCTGCTTTCAGTGACATTCCTGAAGAAGCTTTGGCCAAAGTACTCTCATACCTCACATTGATCCCAAG aGCCCGGCAACCTGGTGTCAAATTTATCATCGTTTTAGACCGAAGATTGGATACTTGGAGCTCGATCAAAACAGCACTCGCTAGAATTGCG GCCTCATTCCCTGGAAACCTGCATCTGGTCTTGGTGCTGAGGCCAACCAGTTTCTTCCAGCGTACCGTCACCGATCTCGGCTTCCGCTTTAGTCAGGAGGACTTCATGCTTAAAATGCCC GTGGTGATGCTCAGCTCTGTCACAGATCTCCTGCGTTACATTGATGAAAACCAACTGACCTCAGAGTTTGGAGGAACTCTGGACTACTGCCACAGCAACTGGATTGTCTTGAGAACA GCTATTGAGAGTTTTGCTGTTATGGTTAAGGACATCGCTCAGATGCTGCAGGCCTTTGGCACAGAGCTGGCTGAAAGCCAGTTATCGGAAGAGTGCAATGCTATTGAGCTCCTACTGCTGTCTCACACTGAGAAATACAGGAGACTTAAG GACGCCATCAGATCAGTGATGAGGGAAGGCCGACAGCTGCTCTCTAACCTTGAGACTTCAAGGAAAGAAGGGAACTCGGACACAAATTGGGATATAACCCAAGACTGGGATACCATGCAGAG GCTGCTGGCTCAGCTTTCTGACATGGAGATGGCGTTTGATGGCTTCTTTGACAAACACCACCTCAAGCTACAGCAATATTTACAACTGCTGAGATACGAGCACAGCTTTCAGGAG ATGGAAAGCTCTTTAGAGAAGTTACGAGCTCAGGAGAGGAAGGTGAACGTTACAGGAGAATCCTTGTTCCAGATGGAGCAGGCGGCCAGAGAGCTGGACAGCCTGGAGAGACGTGCGCAG GAGGAGATGAGCCGGGCTCAGGTTATTATCCTGCATGGCCATCAGCTGGCTGCCGGGCATCACTACGCCATGGCTCTGATCATCCAGCGCTGTAATGAACTGAGACATCAGTGTGACAACCTGACCTCTGCCCTCAGTACTAAATGCAACACGCTTGCTCAAACACAGACTTTACTGCGACGCCTTGAAGAG GCCCAGCGCTGGTGTGATGATGGTGCGTATCTCTTGGCCAATCAGCAGGTGGATAAATTCCAGTCCAAAGAAGGTGCACAAGCTGCTCTTCGAGATATAGAGAAGTTCCAGGAGGGGGCGCCACCTCTCCTCATTGCAGGCTCTGATGTGCTCTATCTGGAGTTTGAGTCGGTTCTGACTACTTATCTACTG GCTCATATAGAgaagacatttgaaaagcatAGTTCTGTGCAGGCTTTGATTCAATGCAGACAGAAGAGCCTGAGGAAGATGGCGGACAAACTTGTACGGCCAGTCCAACTGGTGACCCCTCGGCCAGAGAACCCACCGCGCTCGAAATCTCCCCTCTTCTCTCCAAAGCATG ATTTTAATTCCGGTTTAAAGTTCACCTTTGATCTCCCACTGCCAGGCAAAAAAACTTCAAGGAAATGCCCAAACTCCAGGAAG ATTGAGGTGATTCATGACTATCAGACCCCCAACTCTCCCCCCTACTGTATAGATGGAGAGGAGGGCACCGAACTATTGAAGCG GCATGTAATGAATGAGCTGATAGAGACAGAGAGGATCTATGTGGAAGAGCTGCTGGCAGTTCTCCTG GGCTACAGGGCTGAGATGGACAATCCGACACTTGCTTTGCTTCTGCCAACAAATCTTCGCAACAAAAGAGACGTGCTGTTCGGAAACCTGCCTGATATCTACAACTTCCACAGCAG TGTCTTCCTACAAAATTTGGAAAGCTGTCTGGAGACCCCGGAGGCAGTAGGGGCATGTTTTCTGGAGCAG AAAGAGCATTTCCATTTGTATGAATGTTACTGTCAGAACAAGTCTCGGTCTGATGCCTTATGGAGACAGTTCTCCGACTGTCCATTCTTCCAG GAATGCCAGAAGAAGCTGGAACACAAACTGGGTCTTGACTCATACCTGCTGAAACCAGTCCAGCGTCTTACAAAGTACCAGCTGCTACTAAAG GAGCTCTTGAAGTACAGCTCAGGCTGTGAGAGGATTTCTGAGCTGCAGGGGGCGCTAGCAGCCATGCTGGACCTGCTTAAATCAGTCAATGATTCAATGCACCAGATTGCCATCACTGGATATGAG GGAGATCTTGGTGATCTGGGCCGTGTGTTAATGCAGGGCTCTTTCAGTGTATGGATCGGTCATAAGAAGGGTCCGACGCGCGTGAAGGAGTTGGCCCGCTTCAAGCCCATGCAGCGACATTTATTCCTGCATGAGCATGCGCTCCTGTTCTGCAAGCGCCGGGAGGAGCACGGAGAAAATGCTGACAAGACTTCCTCCTACAGCTTCAAGCACTGTCTCAAG ATGAGTGCAGTTGGCATTACGGAAAATGTCAAAGGAGACGTGAAGAAGTTTGAGATCTGGTACAGTGGTAGAGAAGAGGTCTATGTGATACAG GCACCCACGGTGGAGGTAAAGATTACCTGGCTGAACGAGATCAGAAGGATCCTGACCAACCAGCAGAAACAACTCAAAG AGGAGTTGTGTCATTCCGCTGCAGTCTCAGAGCAGATGCAGCTATCTCCGCCCCATTCACTGAG CAAGCAGCCCAGAGCGTCAGTCAGCTCGGAGGGGAGTGAGTCGGGTCAGAGCAGTCCAGACCCGCTCAGTTGCTCCAACAAGCTCCAGCCCAACAGACGCA GCTGGCCGGGTGCACCCTATTCTGTAGATATCTGTGAAGGTCTGGAGGACTGGAGTGGAGCAAATGGCCTCTCTAATCCATCTGACACCGAGGAGGAAGACGCTGCCCGTCTG GTACCAGGCAGATACAGAGCTTTCGTCAATTGGCGGAAAAACGGGTCGGATCATTTGATCATTAAATGTGGTGATGTCATACAACTGCAACATGTGGAGATCGATGGCCAGTG GCTGGTAAAGAATCTGAGTCGTAGACAGGAAGGCAGAATTCCTTCTGCCAACCTTCAAGGCATCCTGGGAGATGGCATCAAAAATCACTCCAGCAGGCTAGTAG ACCCAGGGAATCAAAAAACACGAAAGCTCAGCTCACCATAA
- the mcf2a gene encoding proto-oncogene DBL isoform X3 — protein MMTLLGRGESRPSSDSSSSSGAAAMKPADRSLQRAPVCQDRMGEVRRSLHAFKTPVAMNERNCRRGCPRIRRSTASFPGNLHLVLVLRPTSFFQRTVTDLGFRFSQEDFMLKMPVVMLSSVTDLLRYIDENQLTSEFGGTLDYCHSNWIVLRTAIESFAVMVKDIAQMLQAFGTELAESQLSEECNAIELLLLSHTEKYRRLKDAIRSVMREGRQLLSNLETSRKEGNSDTNWDITQDWDTMQRLLAQLSDMEMAFDGFFDKHHLKLQQYLQLLRYEHSFQEMESSLEKLRAQERKVNVTGESLFQMEQAARELDSLERRAQEEMSRAQVIILHGHQLAAGHHYAMALIIQRCNELRHQCDNLTSALSTKCNTLAQTQTLLRRLEEAQRWCDDGAYLLANQQVDKFQSKEGAQAALRDIEKFQEGAPPLLIAGSDVLYLEFESVLTTYLLAHIEKTFEKHSSVQALIQCRQKSLRKMADKLVRPVQLVTPRPENPPRSKSPLFSPKHDFNSGLKFTFDLPLPGKKTSRKCPNSRKIEVIHDYQTPNSPPYCIDGEEGTELLKRHVMNELIETERIYVEELLAVLLGYRAEMDNPTLALLLPTNLRNKRDVLFGNLPDIYNFHSSVFLQNLESCLETPEAVGACFLEQKEHFHLYECYCQNKSRSDALWRQFSDCPFFQECQKKLEHKLGLDSYLLKPVQRLTKYQLLLKELLKYSSGCERISELQGALAAMLDLLKSVNDSMHQIAITGYEGDLGDLGRVLMQGSFSVWIGHKKGPTRVKELARFKPMQRHLFLHEHALLFCKRREEHGENADKTSSYSFKHCLKMSAVGITENVKGDVKKFEIWYSGREEVYVIQAPTVEVKITWLNEIRRILTNQQKQLKEELCHSAAVSEQMQLSPPHSLSKQPRASVSSEGSESGQSSPDPLSCSNKLQPNRRSWPGAPYSVDICEGLEDWSGANGLSNPSDTEEEDAARLVPGRYRAFVNWRKNGSDHLIIKCGDVIQLQHVEIDGQWLVKNLSRRQEGRIPSANLQGILGDGIKNHSSRLVDPGNQKTRKLSSP, from the exons ATGATGACGTTGTTGGGGAGAGGTGAGAGCAGACCCTCCAGtgacagcagcagcagcagtggCGCTGCGGCGATGAAACCTGCAGACCGCTCACTGCAGCGGGCACCGGTTTGCCAGGACAGGATGGGCGAGGTTAGGAGATCCCTTCATGCCTTTAAAACACCCGTAGCTATGAATGAGCGAAACTGCAGGCGAGGATGTCCAAGGATCCGCCGGAGCACG GCCTCATTCCCTGGAAACCTGCATCTGGTCTTGGTGCTGAGGCCAACCAGTTTCTTCCAGCGTACCGTCACCGATCTCGGCTTCCGCTTTAGTCAGGAGGACTTCATGCTTAAAATGCCC GTGGTGATGCTCAGCTCTGTCACAGATCTCCTGCGTTACATTGATGAAAACCAACTGACCTCAGAGTTTGGAGGAACTCTGGACTACTGCCACAGCAACTGGATTGTCTTGAGAACA GCTATTGAGAGTTTTGCTGTTATGGTTAAGGACATCGCTCAGATGCTGCAGGCCTTTGGCACAGAGCTGGCTGAAAGCCAGTTATCGGAAGAGTGCAATGCTATTGAGCTCCTACTGCTGTCTCACACTGAGAAATACAGGAGACTTAAG GACGCCATCAGATCAGTGATGAGGGAAGGCCGACAGCTGCTCTCTAACCTTGAGACTTCAAGGAAAGAAGGGAACTCGGACACAAATTGGGATATAACCCAAGACTGGGATACCATGCAGAG GCTGCTGGCTCAGCTTTCTGACATGGAGATGGCGTTTGATGGCTTCTTTGACAAACACCACCTCAAGCTACAGCAATATTTACAACTGCTGAGATACGAGCACAGCTTTCAGGAG ATGGAAAGCTCTTTAGAGAAGTTACGAGCTCAGGAGAGGAAGGTGAACGTTACAGGAGAATCCTTGTTCCAGATGGAGCAGGCGGCCAGAGAGCTGGACAGCCTGGAGAGACGTGCGCAG GAGGAGATGAGCCGGGCTCAGGTTATTATCCTGCATGGCCATCAGCTGGCTGCCGGGCATCACTACGCCATGGCTCTGATCATCCAGCGCTGTAATGAACTGAGACATCAGTGTGACAACCTGACCTCTGCCCTCAGTACTAAATGCAACACGCTTGCTCAAACACAGACTTTACTGCGACGCCTTGAAGAG GCCCAGCGCTGGTGTGATGATGGTGCGTATCTCTTGGCCAATCAGCAGGTGGATAAATTCCAGTCCAAAGAAGGTGCACAAGCTGCTCTTCGAGATATAGAGAAGTTCCAGGAGGGGGCGCCACCTCTCCTCATTGCAGGCTCTGATGTGCTCTATCTGGAGTTTGAGTCGGTTCTGACTACTTATCTACTG GCTCATATAGAgaagacatttgaaaagcatAGTTCTGTGCAGGCTTTGATTCAATGCAGACAGAAGAGCCTGAGGAAGATGGCGGACAAACTTGTACGGCCAGTCCAACTGGTGACCCCTCGGCCAGAGAACCCACCGCGCTCGAAATCTCCCCTCTTCTCTCCAAAGCATG ATTTTAATTCCGGTTTAAAGTTCACCTTTGATCTCCCACTGCCAGGCAAAAAAACTTCAAGGAAATGCCCAAACTCCAGGAAG ATTGAGGTGATTCATGACTATCAGACCCCCAACTCTCCCCCCTACTGTATAGATGGAGAGGAGGGCACCGAACTATTGAAGCG GCATGTAATGAATGAGCTGATAGAGACAGAGAGGATCTATGTGGAAGAGCTGCTGGCAGTTCTCCTG GGCTACAGGGCTGAGATGGACAATCCGACACTTGCTTTGCTTCTGCCAACAAATCTTCGCAACAAAAGAGACGTGCTGTTCGGAAACCTGCCTGATATCTACAACTTCCACAGCAG TGTCTTCCTACAAAATTTGGAAAGCTGTCTGGAGACCCCGGAGGCAGTAGGGGCATGTTTTCTGGAGCAG AAAGAGCATTTCCATTTGTATGAATGTTACTGTCAGAACAAGTCTCGGTCTGATGCCTTATGGAGACAGTTCTCCGACTGTCCATTCTTCCAG GAATGCCAGAAGAAGCTGGAACACAAACTGGGTCTTGACTCATACCTGCTGAAACCAGTCCAGCGTCTTACAAAGTACCAGCTGCTACTAAAG GAGCTCTTGAAGTACAGCTCAGGCTGTGAGAGGATTTCTGAGCTGCAGGGGGCGCTAGCAGCCATGCTGGACCTGCTTAAATCAGTCAATGATTCAATGCACCAGATTGCCATCACTGGATATGAG GGAGATCTTGGTGATCTGGGCCGTGTGTTAATGCAGGGCTCTTTCAGTGTATGGATCGGTCATAAGAAGGGTCCGACGCGCGTGAAGGAGTTGGCCCGCTTCAAGCCCATGCAGCGACATTTATTCCTGCATGAGCATGCGCTCCTGTTCTGCAAGCGCCGGGAGGAGCACGGAGAAAATGCTGACAAGACTTCCTCCTACAGCTTCAAGCACTGTCTCAAG ATGAGTGCAGTTGGCATTACGGAAAATGTCAAAGGAGACGTGAAGAAGTTTGAGATCTGGTACAGTGGTAGAGAAGAGGTCTATGTGATACAG GCACCCACGGTGGAGGTAAAGATTACCTGGCTGAACGAGATCAGAAGGATCCTGACCAACCAGCAGAAACAACTCAAAG AGGAGTTGTGTCATTCCGCTGCAGTCTCAGAGCAGATGCAGCTATCTCCGCCCCATTCACTGAG CAAGCAGCCCAGAGCGTCAGTCAGCTCGGAGGGGAGTGAGTCGGGTCAGAGCAGTCCAGACCCGCTCAGTTGCTCCAACAAGCTCCAGCCCAACAGACGCA GCTGGCCGGGTGCACCCTATTCTGTAGATATCTGTGAAGGTCTGGAGGACTGGAGTGGAGCAAATGGCCTCTCTAATCCATCTGACACCGAGGAGGAAGACGCTGCCCGTCTG GTACCAGGCAGATACAGAGCTTTCGTCAATTGGCGGAAAAACGGGTCGGATCATTTGATCATTAAATGTGGTGATGTCATACAACTGCAACATGTGGAGATCGATGGCCAGTG GCTGGTAAAGAATCTGAGTCGTAGACAGGAAGGCAGAATTCCTTCTGCCAACCTTCAAGGCATCCTGGGAGATGGCATCAAAAATCACTCCAGCAGGCTAGTAG ACCCAGGGAATCAAAAAACACGAAAGCTCAGCTCACCATAA